One region of Enterobacter ludwigii genomic DNA includes:
- the arcA gene encoding two-component system response regulator ArcA: MQTPHILIVEDELVTRNTLKSIFEAEGYDVFEATDGAEMHQILSENDINLVIMDINLPGKNGLLLARELREQANVALMFLTGRDNEVDKILGLEIGADDYITKPFNPRELTIRARNLLSRTMNLGTVSEERRSVDSYKFNGWELDINSRSLISPNGEQYKLPRSEFRAMLHFCENPGKIQSRAELLKKMTGRELKPHDRTVDVTIRRIRKHFESTPDTPEIIATIHGEGYRFCGDLQE, encoded by the coding sequence ATGCAGACCCCGCACATTCTTATCGTTGAAGACGAGTTGGTAACACGCAACACGTTAAAGAGCATTTTCGAAGCAGAAGGCTACGATGTCTTTGAAGCGACCGATGGCGCAGAGATGCATCAGATCCTTTCTGAAAATGATATCAACCTGGTGATCATGGATATTAACCTTCCGGGCAAAAACGGTCTTCTTCTGGCGCGCGAACTGCGTGAACAGGCGAACGTCGCGTTGATGTTCCTGACAGGCCGTGACAACGAAGTTGATAAAATTCTTGGCCTGGAAATCGGTGCGGATGACTACATCACCAAGCCGTTCAACCCTCGCGAGTTAACCATTCGTGCACGCAACCTGCTGTCTCGCACCATGAACCTGGGTACGGTCAGCGAAGAGCGTCGTAGCGTCGATAGCTACAAATTCAACGGCTGGGAACTTGATATCAATAGCCGTTCACTGATTAGCCCGAACGGTGAGCAGTATAAACTGCCGCGCAGTGAATTCCGCGCCATGCTGCACTTCTGCGAAAACCCGGGCAAAATTCAGTCCCGTGCAGAATTGCTGAAGAAAATGACCGGCCGTGAGCTGAAACCGCACGACCGTACCGTAGACGTAACGATCCGTCGTATTCGTAAACATTTCGAATCTACGCCGGATACCCCGGAAATCATCGCCACGATCCACGGCGAAGGGTACCGTTTCTG